The Candidatus Synechococcus calcipolaris G9 nucleotide sequence AATCCGTACCATGCCCGTTTCTGGAACCGCCTGAATTGTGATCCGTCCCCCCGGAGCCGATAGGGTTCCTGTATTGAACACCTGATGACCCATCAATGTTAAATTCTGCCCTGGACCAACGGCTAAATTCCCTTCATTGACGATAATTCCCGTGCTTAAAAACTCAAACCCGGTGGGGTTCCCGACGAGGTTGGCGTAGTCATTAAACCCATTAATGTCAAAAATACCGCCGTCAAAATGCACCCGTTGGGCGGTGGAGGCATGGAACGCTGCTGGTACGTTTAACTGGGCATTGGGCCCGAAAACAATTCCCGCCGGATTAAGTAAATAGAGGTTGCTGTTCCCCCCCATTACCTGGATTAAACCATTGATATAGCTGACATCGCCGCCATTCACGCCAGCGAGGATATTTTGAACATTGGGCTTGGAGAGAAAGTTGGCAATCTGACCATCATTCAGACCAAATTGCCGAAACAGATGAAATAAATTTTTGCCATCCCTGGAAAATGCACCGCCGCCAATGTCAAATTGCTGACCATTTACCGTCACGGTTGTATTTGTAGCGTTAGCCGCAGGATGGATCTGGGCGATCGCAGGTAAGGGAAGAAGGCAACCCAGAGCCACAACAGGAGAGAACCACCGACAAATTGTGTTTAACATTTGACAGATAAAATAGTGGGAATACAAGAAACATTCTAGCGACTTGTGTCAACAGCCCCCTCATGTGTCAAGAATTCGTTATATTTCTTATTGTTTTTATGGTCAGGAAGCCTGCTCTAGCAGCAATGGTTCTGATACAGATTTCATGGGTGGATGCAAGGGATCATAGTGCAATTGCTCTGCAATCCGTTGCCGCGCCAAGACTCGGTATTCCCAAAAATGCTCACCTGCGGCACATAGGCCCAGATACATATTCAAGACTTGGGGTTTTTTCCAGAAAATCGTCCATAGTTGCCGCCAAAATTGCTGGCGGATTTCAGGGCGACGGATGCCCTGGAGCCAAAACACTTGGGCAATCAAGCGTAATCCCTTGCCTAGGGGAAACTGCATGGTTTGTTTTTTGGCATTGGCGAGGCGGATATTTAGACATTGGTTGAAACAACGGCGGAGATACTGGGCCGGATCATAGAGATTCCAAAATGCCTGGACGTACTCTTCGGCAATCTCCTCGATGGGGCGGGTGGGAATGAAATTCATCAGGGTATTTTGATCCCCGGTTTGGTTTTCATGATCTACTAAAAGGCGATTTTCCTTTGCTAGGCGATCCCAAAGGGCTGTGTTGTGGGGGGCCTGAAGAATACCCAGCATCGGTTGGGGAATACTGGTTTCCTCAACAAAGGCGCGAATTCGTTCCCCGGCTCCGGCCCGCTCACCATCAAAGCCAAGGATAAAGCCTGCATAGATCAGTAATCCAGCCTTATTGATCTTATTACAGGCCTCTACTAGGGGATTGCGGGTATTTTGTACCTTGCGGGTCACTTGCAGACTGTCTTGATCGGGGGTTTCAATGCCTAAGAAAACCGCATAGAAGCCGGATTTGCCCATTAATTCTAGGAGTTCATCGTCCTCGGCTAAGTTTACAGAAGCTTCAGTAATAAACGTAAAGGGAAAGTTCCGCTCCTCCATCCAGGGAATCAATTCCCGCAAAAATCGCTTCACATTGCGTTGATTGCCAATGAAGTTGTCATCCACAATGAAGAGGGAACCCCGCCAGCCTAAGTCATAGAGAGCCTGGAGTTCGGCGATCGCCTGTTGGGGTTCCTTCGTGCGTGGTTTACGGCCATAGAGGGAAATAATGTCACAAAATTCACAGTTGAAGGGACAACCTCGGGAAAACTGAACCGCCATCATCAGATAGGCATCCAAATCCAGGAGATCAAAACGGGGCATGGGACTTTGACTGACATCGGGTTTTTCTGTAGCCCGAAAGGTTCCCTGGCTCTCCCCCCGATTGACGGCCTCAATGAACAGGGGAATGGTAATTTCCCCCTCATCAAGAATCAGATAATCCACACCTGCATCAATGGATTCCTGGGTGACAGAGGTGGGATAGGGGCCACCAGCGGCTACCTTTTTCCCTAGTTGATGGGCTTTTTTGACCAGTTCCAAAAAGTCGGGCTTTTGCACCAACATGGCGGAAAGAATCACGAGATCACACCATTCCCAATCGTCCTCGGTTTCTTCTCGGACATTGCGATCGCAGAATCGAATATTCCACTCCGGTGGCAAAAGGGAGGCAACGGTAATAATTCCTAGGGGGGGAATGGTTGCCTTTAAGCCAGCGATCTCCATGAGGCGATCGTAGGACCAAAAGGACTGGGGAAATTTGGGATAGAGAAGGAGGACGTTCATTATTTTTTTAGGTTAAGGGTTTTAGGTTAAGGGAATGAAGATATTTAGATATTAATTTTGGCACTCTAAACATTTGACAGCCGAAAAACTGGCTTAGGATTTCAATTGTTAGGGATAGCTGACGTTTAGCTGTTCCTTTGAGTATAGCGGTCAGTCGAAAATCTGCCCCTTGGTGAGCCTACTAGGCTAATTTCAATGCCAGAATAACGACACACTGTACATTGGTTTACAGTTTTTCAATAAAGATATGTGATTTTCTGATGGTCAGGGTGAGATGGAAGTGATGCGCTGGACTATTGTTCGATTTGCTTTGACGCTGGGCATGACCATGCTATGTTTGGCAGGACTGATGACTCTGACGGGCCAGCAGCCTCGGAGTCAGGAAGCCAATCTTCAGGTTCAGGAACAAATTTGGGCGGAGGTTAACCGCTATGTTCCCACCATTGAAACGGGCGTGCCTGTAGACGCTCGGTGTGAAGTTACCGCAGCACCCGCTATAGATGCTGCCCTAGATACCCTGGTGGAAACAGTGCCCCACTATCGACCCCAGGAAATTTGGCGGCGGGCAGATCCCAGTAACTATGGCGATCGCGTCCGGCAAGATGTCTATGGTCGTCCGGTGAGTGAGTCCCTTTTAGTGGTGATTCATGAAACCGTTGGCCCTGCCGAGGGAACCGTTCACCTGTTTCAGACCTACCATCCCTACGACTATCAACAGGTGAGCTATCACACCATTATTGATCAGGATGGAACCCTCATTCATACCGTACCCGCCAAGAATCGAGCCTACGGAGCAGGGAATTCTGAGTTTCAGGGGGAATCCGTGAAAACGAATCCAGAGATCGCGGCATCAGTAAATAATTTTGCCTACCATATCTCCCTGGAAACCCCCGATGATGGCATCCACGAATACGATAGCCACAGTGGCTATACGGATGCCCAGTATCGCTCGTTGGCATGGCTGATTAGTCGTACCCATGTTGCTGAGGATCGGGTGGTGTTTCATAAGGACATCGATCGCTACGGAGAACGGAATGATCCCCGCAGTTTTGATCAAGCCCTGCTGGATAACTATCTCAAGCCCTACCAAGGGATTCGCACTGCCTACTGTAGTCTTGTGGCCAAGGGGAAAGGGCTATCCGCCTCGAAATATCCCATAGAACTGAACTAGCCCCATCCATGACCATGGCCTATTCATCTAGAGATTAGACCGATCCTAGAGGGACATCTGACTGAGGTAATCACGGTAGCCCAGGGACTGAAGTTGATGATTTTTTTCTCTGATGGTTTCTCTTAAGGCGTGACGGTAGGCGCAGACCCGCTCTAGGAGAGCAGGATCATGACTCGCTAAGATCTGTACAGCTAGTAATCCAGCATTACGGGCATTACCGATCGCCACAGTTGCTACGGGAACACCGGTGGGCATTTGCACAATGGAGTAAAGGGAATCCACGCCCTGAAGATGACGGCTCGGTACGGGCACACCAATGACGGGTAGGGGGGTGAGGGCCGCAACCATTCCAGGTAAATGGGCTGCCCCTCCGGCTCCGGCAATAATAACTTTGATGCCGCGTTGATGGGCCCCTTGGGCAAACTCGTTCATTTCTAGGGGAGTTCGATGGGCTGAGAGAATCTGTACCTCCCAGGGAACGGCAAAATCTTCACAGATGGAGATCGCCCCCTGAAGGGTCGGTAAATCCGAATCACTTCCCATGACAATGGCGACGCAGGTGGTCTCATTCATGCCCAAACCTGAAAAAATTGAAACAGTCTGTAATATTATTCCCACGGAATTGTACCGATTGGGCCCCCATCTTTATACATTTATTGCAATCTCTGTCATTTCTGAGAATTTTTATCTAGAATTCGATTACTTTGGTTTTTCTGTATCTGAGTCTCAGACCCCCATTGACTCCCTAACTTAAGTCATTAAGTTAAGTTACGTAAATTCTTGCTCTCATCACTGCCTTGAGGAATCCCCCATGCTCAATGACATTCAAAAATACCGTTTTGTCTGCACCCTCACCTTTGGTGATATTTACGGTCAAATTATCATTTGGTTGATTGTTCTATTTATTGGCCTGGCGGCCTCCGTCACCCTCTACAACAATCCTGTGCAGGCGTTCTTGGTGGGGGGACTGATTCTGGTGTTAACGTTGCCGTTTCTGCTCTTTGCCTTTGTTACGACCCTGTTAAACCATATTGAAATGCGCCCTGTTACCGCCAGCGATCGCAAAAAGGCACGCAAATCTAAAATGGCCCCCCAGCCCGGCCCAAGCTCTGAAGTGGCTCCCGCCAGTTAGTTGGTTTTCCCCGACGAGTCAAAACCGTGGCCCATTGGCTGAGACAGGCAACCCTCATTGGTAATGATCATCCCCAGCAACTTCTCATTGATCAGGGGGTGGTTGTTGCCATTGAGCCGGAAGCCAATGACCTACCATGGTTCGATCCATCCATTCAGGTTGTAGATTTAGGGGGCGATCGCCTGTCCTTGGGTGGGATTGATGTGCAAATTAATGGGGCCCTCGGTCTACCCTTTCCCCTCTTGCAGCC carries:
- a CDS encoding B12-binding domain-containing radical SAM protein; its protein translation is MNVLLLYPKFPQSFWSYDRLMEIAGLKATIPPLGIITVASLLPPEWNIRFCDRNVREETEDDWEWCDLVILSAMLVQKPDFLELVKKAHQLGKKVAAGGPYPTSVTQESIDAGVDYLILDEGEITIPLFIEAVNRGESQGTFRATEKPDVSQSPMPRFDLLDLDAYLMMAVQFSRGCPFNCEFCDIISLYGRKPRTKEPQQAIAELQALYDLGWRGSLFIVDDNFIGNQRNVKRFLRELIPWMEERNFPFTFITEASVNLAEDDELLELMGKSGFYAVFLGIETPDQDSLQVTRKVQNTRNPLVEACNKINKAGLLIYAGFILGFDGERAGAGERIRAFVEETSIPQPMLGILQAPHNTALWDRLAKENRLLVDHENQTGDQNTLMNFIPTRPIEEIAEEYVQAFWNLYDPAQYLRRCFNQCLNIRLANAKKQTMQFPLGKGLRLIAQVFWLQGIRRPEIRQQFWRQLWTIFWKKPQVLNMYLGLCAAGEHFWEYRVLARQRIAEQLHYDPLHPPMKSVSEPLLLEQAS
- a CDS encoding N-acetylmuramoyl-L-alanine amidase, which codes for MRWTIVRFALTLGMTMLCLAGLMTLTGQQPRSQEANLQVQEQIWAEVNRYVPTIETGVPVDARCEVTAAPAIDAALDTLVETVPHYRPQEIWRRADPSNYGDRVRQDVYGRPVSESLLVVIHETVGPAEGTVHLFQTYHPYDYQQVSYHTIIDQDGTLIHTVPAKNRAYGAGNSEFQGESVKTNPEIAASVNNFAYHISLETPDDGIHEYDSHSGYTDAQYRSLAWLISRTHVAEDRVVFHKDIDRYGERNDPRSFDQALLDNYLKPYQGIRTAYCSLVAKGKGLSASKYPIELN
- the purE gene encoding 5-(carboxyamino)imidazole ribonucleotide mutase, yielding MNETTCVAIVMGSDSDLPTLQGAISICEDFAVPWEVQILSAHRTPLEMNEFAQGAHQRGIKVIIAGAGGAAHLPGMVAALTPLPVIGVPVPSRHLQGVDSLYSIVQMPTGVPVATVAIGNARNAGLLAVQILASHDPALLERVCAYRHALRETIREKNHQLQSLGYRDYLSQMSL